A region of candidate division TA06 bacterium DNA encodes the following proteins:
- a CDS encoding 2,3-bisphosphoglycerate-independent phosphoglycerate mutase, translated as MLSDELLKPLLVPNDKKIVLIVADGLGGLPMEAGGKTELETAVTPNMDALAARSCLGQTVPVSLGITPGSGPAHLALFGYDPIKYQIGRGVLEALGIGLEMTPRDVAARANFATVNSDGIITDRRAGRIPTEKNMELCAKLQTAIKKIDNAEVIIKHGKEHRFVVLFRGNNLCGDLADTDPQHEGLKAYRSRYMCSEGQPTALIVDKFVAMANEVLKNESPANTVLLRGFAKHPDIPSMYDRFGIKTAAIAAYPMYKGLAKLVGMTELETGPATEEEFKTLDRNYDKFDFFYIHIKKTDSYGEDGNFAAKVKVIEELDAALPLVTKLNPDVLVITGDHSTPARLKGHSWHPNPFLLCSPYVRAEGFSAFSEQNCAKGSLGCFPSASAMPLMLANALKLDKFGA; from the coding sequence ATGCTGAGCGATGAACTGCTGAAGCCCCTGCTGGTCCCCAACGACAAGAAGATAGTCCTGATAGTGGCCGACGGCCTGGGCGGACTGCCGATGGAAGCCGGCGGCAAGACCGAACTGGAGACGGCTGTCACTCCAAACATGGACGCGCTGGCGGCCAGGTCATGCCTGGGGCAGACCGTGCCGGTCTCGCTGGGGATAACACCAGGCTCGGGCCCGGCCCACCTGGCATTGTTCGGCTACGATCCCATTAAATACCAGATCGGCCGGGGGGTGCTGGAGGCTTTGGGCATCGGGCTGGAGATGACGCCCAGGGACGTGGCGGCCCGGGCCAACTTTGCCACCGTCAATTCCGACGGGATCATCACCGACCGCCGGGCCGGGCGGATCCCCACCGAGAAGAACATGGAACTGTGCGCCAAACTGCAGACGGCCATAAAAAAGATAGACAACGCGGAGGTGATCATCAAGCACGGCAAGGAGCACCGCTTCGTGGTGCTGTTCCGGGGGAACAACCTTTGCGGCGACCTGGCAGACACCGATCCCCAGCACGAGGGATTGAAAGCCTACCGTTCCCGCTACATGTGTTCCGAGGGCCAGCCCACCGCGCTGATCGTGGACAAGTTCGTGGCCATGGCCAACGAAGTTTTAAAGAACGAGAGCCCGGCCAACACGGTTCTTTTGCGGGGTTTCGCCAAGCACCCCGACATCCCCTCGATGTACGACCGCTTTGGCATCAAGACAGCGGCCATCGCCGCCTATCCCATGTACAAGGGGCTGGCCAAGCTGGTGGGCATGACCGAGCTGGAGACCGGGCCGGCCACCGAGGAGGAATTCAAGACCCTGGATCGGAACTACGACAAATTCGATTTCTTCTACATTCACATCAAGAAGACCGACAGCTACGGCGAGGACGGGAACTTTGCGGCCAAGGTCAAGGTGATAGAGGAGCTGGACGCCGCCCTGCCCCTGGTGACCAAGCTCAACCCGGATGTGCTGGTGATCACCGGGGACCACTCCACCCCGGCCCGGCTGAAGGGACACAGCTGGCACCCCAATCCCTTCCTGCTTTGTTCTCCCTATGTCCGGGCCGAGGGGTTCAGTGCTTTCAGCGAGCAGAACTGCGCCAAGGGCAGCCTGGGCTGTTTCCCGTCGGCCTCGGCCATGCCGCTGATGCTGGCCAATGCGCTGAAGCTGGACAAGTTCGGGGCTTAA
- a CDS encoding PHP domain-containing protein, which yields MTNNHPYVDLHLHTVASDGTFTPESLIRHASSRGLKAIAVTDHDAWESIRPAATLGAKLGIEVIPGVELSTSINEAEIHILGYFIDYLDPDFQKEVLRFKQARIERAQKIVEKLAVAGVRIDIKHVLEIAGSGSVGRPHVARALLDEGYVGSTDEAFSRYLGNGAPAYVPKNFMSPQDAFELIHYVRGLAFFAHPGIENRDDLIDQFVVQGMDGLEVWHSKHSPAQVKHYLELADKKGMLVSGGSDSHGDQDLDSIKYNIKVSYDVVEKMKNRVNDVATRKWMNEDGE from the coding sequence ATGACCAACAATCACCCTTACGTTGATCTGCATCTGCACACAGTTGCTTCCGACGGAACCTTCACTCCGGAGTCCCTGATCCGGCATGCCTCGTCGCGCGGGCTTAAGGCCATTGCCGTCACCGACCACGATGCCTGGGAATCCATACGTCCGGCCGCCACCCTGGGCGCCAAGCTGGGCATAGAGGTGATCCCGGGGGTTGAGCTATCCACCTCCATAAATGAAGCCGAGATCCATATCCTGGGTTATTTCATAGATTACCTGGATCCGGATTTTCAGAAGGAAGTGTTGCGTTTCAAGCAGGCCCGGATAGAGCGGGCCCAGAAGATCGTGGAAAAGCTGGCGGTGGCCGGGGTGCGGATAGACATCAAGCATGTACTGGAGATCGCAGGTTCCGGTTCGGTGGGCCGGCCCCACGTGGCCAGAGCCCTGCTGGACGAAGGCTATGTGGGGTCTACTGACGAGGCCTTCAGCCGCTATCTGGGCAACGGGGCCCCGGCCTATGTTCCCAAGAATTTCATGTCGCCCCAGGACGCTTTCGAGCTGATCCACTACGTGCGGGGTCTGGCCTTTTTCGCGCATCCTGGAATAGAGAACCGGGATGACCTGATAGACCAGTTCGTAGTCCAGGGGATGGACGGGCTGGAAGTCTGGCATAGCAAGCACAGCCCGGCCCAAGTGAAGCATTACCTGGAACTGGCCGACAAAAAAGGGATGCTGGTCTCGGGCGGCTCGGATTCCCACGGGGACCAGGACCTGGATTCCATCAAGTACAACATCAAGGTCTCTTATGATGTGGTGGAGAAGATGAAGAACCGGGTCAACGACGTGGCCACCCGCAAATGGATGAACGAAGACGGCGAGTGA
- a CDS encoding AAA family ATPase, whose product MDYKQMFGLKDQPFSNAPDNRFYYDSPQHSRAILKLNHAAEMMKGLAVVLGDIGTGKTTVSRRLLEILPDDQYETALLVIVHSEVTPGWLISKIALQMGVEKPADSKAALVGQLYEQLMKIYNDGRKAVVIIDEANMLKNKEIMEEMRGLLNMEVNGSMLITFLLFGLPDLEQCLALDPPLRERIAVKHKLEPLTSESTRGYIQYRLSVVGCTRELFTDSAYEFIHFYSDGKPRLINTICDNALLEAAMAGAQAVDETLIETVVADLGLKSEAAGADTKAKTPVF is encoded by the coding sequence ATGGACTACAAGCAAATGTTCGGTCTTAAGGACCAGCCGTTCTCCAACGCTCCCGACAACCGCTTTTACTACGACAGCCCCCAGCATTCCCGTGCCATACTTAAGCTTAACCATGCGGCGGAGATGATGAAGGGATTGGCGGTGGTACTGGGCGACATCGGGACCGGCAAGACCACCGTCTCCCGCCGCCTGCTGGAGATCCTGCCGGACGACCAGTACGAGACCGCCCTGCTGGTGATCGTACATTCCGAGGTCACCCCGGGCTGGCTGATCAGCAAGATCGCGCTGCAGATGGGGGTGGAGAAGCCGGCCGATTCCAAGGCCGCCCTGGTGGGCCAGCTTTACGAGCAGCTGATGAAGATCTACAACGACGGCCGCAAGGCGGTGGTGATCATCGACGAGGCCAACATGCTCAAGAACAAGGAGATCATGGAGGAGATGCGGGGCCTGCTGAACATGGAGGTCAACGGCAGCATGCTGATAACCTTCCTGCTGTTCGGGCTGCCCGACCTGGAGCAGTGCCTGGCTTTGGACCCGCCCTTGCGGGAGCGGATAGCGGTCAAGCACAAGCTGGAGCCGCTGACCTCGGAATCCACCCGGGGCTACATCCAGTACCGGCTTTCAGTGGTGGGCTGCACCCGGGAGCTGTTCACCGACTCGGCCTACGAGTTCATCCACTTTTACTCCGATGGAAAACCCAGGCTGATAAACACCATCTGCGACAACGCCCTGCTGGAGGCGGCCATGGCCGGAGCCCAGGCGGTGGACGAGACCCTGATAGAAACCGTGGTGGCCGACCTGGGCCTGAAGAGCGAGGCCGCCGGCGCCGACACCAAAGCCAAGACCCCTGTCTTTTAA